The sequence GCTAATCAAGCCGACGCGAGCGTCTCCGCCGTTCTGTCGTGTGACTATCGGTTCGGTCGGTGAGGGCTCTATCGACTCGTTCACCTCGCCCGACTCGTTCACCTCGCCTAACTCGCCCGTCTCGCCCGTCCCGTTTGCCACGCTCGTCCCGTTTGCCACGCTCGTCCCGTTTGCCACGCTCGTCCTATTCGTCTCGTTCGATTCGTTCGCCCCGTCTTCTCACTCAGTTTCGTTCGATTCGAAGATTTCGGCCGTCTCGCCGGCGGTGACGACGATTTCGTAGTCGAGATAGGTGAACCCGACCCGGACGGTCGAAGCGATGTCGCGTCGAGGCGGGACGAGGACGTTCTCCAGCGCGTCCGCGTCGAGGTATCTCCGGAGCGGCGGTAGTCCACGGGGCGTCGTCTCCTCCAGCGCCGCCACTGCGGTGACGACGGCCTCCGTCGCGGTACGGTAATCGTCGAGCGGAACCGACGAGACGAGCCGTGACCGTTCGCCGTCGGCCGTCTCTTCGGTCATCGGAGACAGCTCCTCCGAGGCAGTACGGTCGAGAGGACGGGGCGGAGTCCGGAGTGACGGGAGATGGATGTCACGGATGTCCCGACGGTACGTCTCCAAATACTTATATTGAGTAGAAAAACAGCCGCGGGAACCGGTCAGATGTTCCGATATTCCACCGTATAGTTCACGTTCGTAAATTTCAGAATCTAGTGATAGTCACCCACGCGTACACGTATCGGATATTCTGTTCGGTTGGGAAGACGGATTTACGAGGAGAGGGGAGGTGTGGTATCGCATGACAGCGAACCTCGGCTCGCCGACCGAGGAGCGTACCACGTCGGGGCTCCGCGACAGGCGCGCAGTCGAGTTGTTCGACGCGCTGAGCGACGAACGTCGCCTCTGGGCCGCCGACCGTCTGTTCGAGGCGAACGGTCCCGTCTCGCTGGCGATGCTCGCGCGAGTGCTCACGGCGATAGAGATGGGGACGGAACTCGAAGACCAGACGCGCGAGAGTTCGCCGGCGTACATCAACCTCCACCACAGCCACGTGCCGAAACTCGTCCGCGCCGATGTCGTGAACTACGACGAAGAGCGTCAGACGGTCGAACTCGTCGACCGGGTCGAACCCGTCGGGCGGGTCGAACTCGTGCCGTCGATGGTGACGTTCTTCGTCGAACGCGGCGTCGACACCCCGAACTGAGCCCGCGGGAGGCAATTTAGGTACTCCTAAAAATCGAAGTTCTTTTGACTCGGCGAGACGCCAGTTCCGGGCATGAAGCGTCCGAGAGACACTGGTGGGCGACACCGAGACGGACGGTACACGAAACAGCCATCTCGGGGTCGGGGACGACTCGGACGGCGCCGAGGGGGCGTTCGGTAGATGGCGAGTGACGCTCGAAGCGGCGAGTACGGCAACGCCGGGGGACGGACCCGATTCGGTTGGATAAACGCGCCGCTCGTCTCGCTCGCGCTCGCCAGTGTCGCCGTCGTCGTGTTCGCCGCGCTCGTGCAGGTGAGTTTCGGGACGTACTCGATGAGTATCGTACAGGCGTGGCGCGCGGTGTTCGACCCGGCAGTGCTGACGAGTCCGTATCTCCTGTTGCAGTTCTTCTTGGGGGAGGGGGCCGCAGACGCCGCCGCGAGGGCGTTCGGCTTCGAGGCCACCGCACCGGAGTTGGCGAGAGAGACGATCATCGTCTGGAACATCAGGCTCCCGCGAGTCGTCGTCGGCGCGCTCGTCGGCGCGAACCTCGCCGTATCGGGAGCGATATTTCAGGCCGTAACGCGCAACGAACTCGCCTCGCCGTACATCCTCGGCGTCAGTTCGGGCGCGGGACTGACCATCCTGCTGACGCTCGTGTTCTTCACCGGATTGGCCGTCTACCTGCCGATTCTCGCGGCGCTCGGCGGTACGGTCGCCTTCCTGCTCGTCTACAGTATCGCGTGGAAGAACGGGACGAGTCCGGTTCGACTCGTCCTCGCCGGCGTCATCGTCTCGACTATCTTCGGGTCGATGCAGACGGCTATCTTCTTCTTCGCGAGCGACATCGGCGTCGTCCAGAGCGCGATCGCGTGGACGACGGGGTCGCTGACGGGCACCGACTGGGAACAGGTCCGGACGGCGCTGCCGTGGACGGTGCTGTCGGTGGTGCTGGCTATCGCCGGCGCTCGGCAGTTGAACGTGCTT is a genomic window of Haloprofundus halophilus containing:
- a CDS encoding HalOD1 output domain-containing protein, translated to MTEETADGERSRLVSSVPLDDYRTATEAVVTAVAALEETTPRGLPPLRRYLDADALENVLVPPRRDIASTVRVGFTYLDYEIVVTAGETAEIFESNETE
- a CDS encoding DUF7344 domain-containing protein translates to MTANLGSPTEERTTSGLRDRRAVELFDALSDERRLWAADRLFEANGPVSLAMLARVLTAIEMGTELEDQTRESSPAYINLHHSHVPKLVRADVVNYDEERQTVELVDRVEPVGRVELVPSMVTFFVERGVDTPN
- a CDS encoding FecCD family ABC transporter permease, whose product is MASDARSGEYGNAGGRTRFGWINAPLVSLALASVAVVVFAALVQVSFGTYSMSIVQAWRAVFDPAVLTSPYLLLQFFLGEGAADAAARAFGFEATAPELARETIIVWNIRLPRVVVGALVGANLAVSGAIFQAVTRNELASPYILGVSSGAGLTILLTLVFFTGLAVYLPILAALGGTVAFLLVYSIAWKNGTSPVRLVLAGVIVSTIFGSMQTAIFFFASDIGVVQSAIAWTTGSLTGTDWEQVRTALPWTVLSVVLAIAGARQLNVLLLGEKTAQALGMSVERVRFALSGVAILAASAAIAVAGIVGFVGLVVPHIVRNIVGSDYRRLVVGCVFAGPALLVGADVGARLALNPAQIPVGIVTGLVGGPYFLYLMRKKQQLGEI